The Candidatus Kryptonium sp. genome contains a region encoding:
- a CDS encoding UDP-N-acetylmuramoyl-tripeptide--D-alanyl-D-alanine ligase: protein MNLTIKHIAEMGFISALNLERIGKKKISGVSTDSRKIKKGEIFFALKGENFDGHDFVLSAFKKGAIACVVNFDWFEKNKEKFKGKILIAVEDTLKALGKLANSYRNDFDIPIIAVAGSNGKTTTKEMIALVLGQKYKVLKSEGNLNNQIGVPLTLFNLRKTHQIAVIEFGTNHFGEIRYLCEVAKPNYGLITNIGREHIEFLGDVEGVAREEGTLFDFLYERNGFVFVNLDDEYLKKMGERFDKKLTFGFSKDADVRGEIVSVDDLARFKFKVKFNGKEQSLKLKVPGEHLVINAISAFAVGLKFGVPPSLIKRALQSYEPFSKRMEIVKVKGITIINDTYNANPDSMTASLKTLTQIKCSGKRIAVLGDMLELGSYTEEAHREIGRKVADFGIDYLFTYGSATHYTYEIASGLIKHAMHFDDKDLLVYQLFEIVERGDVILVKGSRGMKMEEVVEKFINKVKGSK, encoded by the coding sequence TTGAACCTAACGATTAAGCACATAGCCGAAATGGGTTTTATTTCTGCGCTGAACCTTGAGAGGATCGGGAAAAAGAAAATCTCGGGAGTTTCAACTGATTCAAGAAAGATAAAAAAGGGTGAGATATTTTTCGCGTTGAAGGGGGAAAATTTTGATGGTCATGACTTTGTCTTATCAGCGTTCAAGAAAGGAGCAATCGCATGCGTTGTAAATTTTGATTGGTTTGAAAAAAATAAAGAAAAATTCAAAGGGAAAATTTTAATCGCTGTTGAAGATACTTTGAAGGCGCTTGGGAAACTGGCGAATTCTTATAGGAATGATTTTGACATTCCGATAATTGCTGTTGCTGGAAGCAACGGCAAGACCACCACGAAAGAGATGATAGCGTTGGTGCTTGGACAAAAATATAAAGTTTTGAAATCTGAAGGAAATTTAAACAATCAAATTGGTGTTCCTCTGACATTGTTTAACCTTAGAAAGACGCATCAAATTGCGGTAATAGAATTTGGGACGAATCATTTCGGCGAAATTAGGTATTTATGCGAGGTTGCAAAACCAAACTATGGTTTGATAACTAACATAGGTCGTGAACATATTGAGTTTTTAGGGGATGTTGAAGGTGTTGCAAGGGAAGAGGGGACACTTTTTGATTTTCTTTATGAGAGAAACGGTTTCGTTTTCGTTAATCTTGACGATGAGTATTTGAAAAAAATGGGCGAAAGATTTGATAAGAAGCTCACATTTGGATTTTCAAAAGATGCAGATGTTAGAGGTGAAATAGTTTCTGTTGACGATCTCGCAAGGTTCAAGTTTAAAGTTAAGTTTAACGGAAAGGAGCAAAGTTTAAAGTTGAAAGTCCCAGGTGAACATCTTGTTATAAACGCTATTTCTGCGTTTGCTGTCGGATTAAAATTCGGTGTTCCTCCTTCGCTTATTAAGAGGGCTTTGCAATCATATGAACCGTTTTCAAAAAGGATGGAGATCGTGAAAGTAAAGGGAATAACGATAATAAATGATACATATAATGCGAATCCTGATTCCATGACAGCGTCGCTTAAAACATTGACTCAGATAAAATGTTCTGGCAAAAGAATTGCCGTGCTTGGCGATATGCTTGAGCTTGGCTCGTATACAGAAGAAGCGCATAGAGAAATTGGGAGAAAGGTTGCTGATTTTGGCATTGATTATTTGTTTACCTATGGTTCAGCGACTCATTACACATATGAGATCGCTTCAGGTTTGATAAAACACGCTATGCATTTTGACGATAAGGATTTGCTCGTGTATCAACTTTTTGAAATCGTAGAAAGAGGAGATGTAATTCTTGTTAAAGGATCAAGAGGTATGAAGATGGAGGAAGTCGTGGAAAAATTTATAAATAAAGTTAAGGGTTCAAAGTAA
- the mraY gene encoding phospho-N-acetylmuramoyl-pentapeptide-transferase — protein sequence MLYYLFDWINKMYAPPGFDAFKFITFRSGLAVLTSLIICFWFGPKIIRFLKEKQIGETIREDGPERHKAKAGTPTMGGLIIHLGILVPVLLWGDLKNMYVWLIILVTVWLGIVGFIDDYLKVVKKYPKGLIARYKLIGQISIGLIVGIVLYNSPEFDGIETITTLPFIKNLNWDYIYWWVYIPVIVFIITATSNAVNLTDGLDGLAIGTVGIAALTLTVMAYVSGHIEFSRYLSIVYLRGSGELAVFLSALVGASLGFLWFNAYPAQVFMGDTGSLALGGIIGAVSVMIKKELLLPVFGGIFVIETLSVIIQRLYFKYTKKKYGEGRRVFKMAPIHHHFELLGWAEPKIVIRFYIVAIIFSILSLVTFKIR from the coding sequence ATGCTGTATTACCTTTTTGACTGGATAAACAAGATGTATGCACCCCCAGGTTTTGACGCTTTCAAGTTCATCACTTTTAGAAGTGGTCTTGCTGTGTTAACTTCTTTAATTATTTGTTTCTGGTTTGGACCTAAGATAATACGCTTTTTGAAAGAGAAACAGATAGGAGAAACGATCCGTGAAGATGGGCCTGAAAGACACAAGGCTAAGGCAGGAACACCGACGATGGGTGGTTTAATAATTCATCTTGGAATTCTCGTCCCAGTTTTGTTGTGGGGCGATTTAAAAAATATGTATGTTTGGTTGATAATTCTCGTCACAGTGTGGCTTGGAATTGTTGGATTTATTGATGATTATTTGAAGGTTGTTAAAAAATATCCAAAGGGTTTGATCGCAAGATATAAGTTGATAGGACAGATAAGCATTGGTTTGATCGTTGGGATTGTGCTTTACAATTCTCCAGAATTTGATGGGATAGAAACCATAACGACATTGCCTTTTATAAAAAATTTAAACTGGGACTATATCTATTGGTGGGTTTATATTCCAGTGATCGTTTTTATAATAACTGCGACATCAAATGCTGTGAATTTAACCGATGGTCTTGATGGTCTTGCAATTGGGACGGTTGGAATTGCTGCTTTAACTCTTACAGTTATGGCTTATGTTTCTGGGCATATTGAGTTTAGTAGGTATTTGAGTATAGTTTATCTTCGTGGTTCGGGAGAACTTGCTGTATTTCTTTCAGCTCTTGTTGGTGCCTCGCTTGGTTTTTTGTGGTTCAATGCTTATCCTGCGCAAGTTTTCATGGGAGACACTGGATCGCTTGCACTTGGAGGGATAATTGGTGCTGTTTCGGTTATGATAAAAAAAGAACTTTTGCTTCCGGTTTTCGGTGGAATTTTCGTAATTGAGACATTGAGCGTTATAATACAGCGTCTTTATTTCAAGTACACCAAGAAAAAATATGGTGAAGGAAGAAGGGTTTTTAAGATGGCTCCGATTCATCATCACTTTGAACTTCTCGGATGGGCTGAGCCGAAAATAGTAATAAGGTTTTACATCGTTGCGATAATTTTTTCAATTTTAAGTTTAGTCACATTTAAAATCAGGTGA
- the murD gene encoding UDP-N-acetylmuramoyl-L-alanine--D-glutamate ligase — MSQNITGKKVSVIGGARSGIAVAKLLRKLGANVFISDVKKPEEIKYVKIAPSELDSLGIEYEFGEHSERVYNCDFMVISPGVPSNAPVIKKAIELGIKVWSEIEVASWFCKAPIVAVTGTNGKTTTTSLIGHIFKTAGFKTIVAGNIGAPFSDFVLDADENSIVVLEVSSFQLDHIESFKPKVSVLLNITPDHLDRYDSFGDYVLSKFRIFKNLKEDDFAVYNYDDEIVQPYAESLNVIKLPFSVVERLSCGAFIEDEYIVLSYKNKKEKILKMKDLKLRGIHNVYNSLAAALAARAMEVRNEIIRESLQSFEGVEHRLEFVREINGVKFINDSKATNVNSLWYALESFDEPIILIAGGRDKGNDYSKVYDLVKKKVKLIIAIGESKEKIYNEFKNLTEVVKVDSMEEAVRKSYEEAKPGDVVLLSPACASFDMFRDYEHRGEVFKKLVNEL, encoded by the coding sequence ATGTCTCAAAATATCACTGGCAAAAAAGTTAGCGTAATTGGAGGAGCTAGGAGCGGTATCGCAGTGGCAAAACTTTTGAGAAAACTTGGTGCGAATGTTTTTATAAGCGATGTTAAAAAACCTGAAGAAATAAAATATGTCAAAATTGCACCTTCTGAGCTTGATTCGCTTGGTATAGAATATGAATTCGGTGAGCACTCCGAAAGGGTTTATAATTGTGATTTTATGGTGATAAGTCCTGGGGTTCCATCAAACGCACCAGTTATTAAAAAGGCAATTGAGCTTGGTATAAAAGTTTGGAGTGAGATTGAAGTTGCTTCGTGGTTTTGCAAAGCTCCAATAGTTGCTGTTACAGGGACGAATGGAAAGACGACAACGACGAGTTTAATAGGACATATTTTCAAGACAGCTGGCTTTAAAACGATCGTTGCAGGAAACATTGGGGCTCCGTTTTCTGATTTTGTCCTTGATGCAGATGAGAATAGCATTGTCGTCCTTGAGGTCAGCAGTTTCCAACTTGATCACATTGAAAGTTTCAAACCGAAAGTATCTGTTTTATTGAACATAACTCCGGACCATCTTGATAGGTATGATTCATTTGGAGATTATGTCCTTTCAAAATTTAGAATTTTCAAAAATCTAAAGGAGGATGATTTTGCGGTTTACAATTATGACGATGAGATAGTTCAACCTTACGCCGAGAGCTTAAATGTTATCAAGTTGCCTTTCAGCGTTGTTGAGCGTTTATCGTGTGGAGCGTTCATTGAAGACGAATACATCGTTTTGAGCTACAAAAACAAAAAAGAGAAAATTTTAAAAATGAAAGATTTAAAATTAAGGGGGATTCATAATGTTTATAACTCGCTCGCTGCTGCGCTTGCAGCTCGGGCTATGGAAGTGAGGAATGAAATAATAAGGGAGAGTTTGCAAAGCTTTGAGGGAGTTGAGCATCGGCTTGAGTTTGTAAGGGAGATAAATGGTGTCAAATTTATTAATGATTCCAAAGCAACGAATGTGAACTCATTATGGTACGCGCTTGAAAGTTTTGATGAGCCGATAATTCTAATCGCTGGTGGAAGGGATAAGGGAAATGATTATTCAAAAGTTTATGATCTCGTGAAGAAAAAAGTAAAACTCATAATTGCAATAGGTGAGTCAAAGGAGAAAATTTACAACGAGTTTAAAAATTTGACGGAGGTTGTCAAAGTTGATTCAATGGAGGAAGCGGTCAGAAAATCTTATGAGGAAGCAAAGCCTGGCGATGTTGTTTTGCTTTCCCCAGCGTGCGCAAGCTTTGATATGTTTAGAGATTACGAACATAGAGGTGAAGTTTTCAAAAAACTTGTAAATGAATTGTGA
- a CDS encoding putative lipid II flippase FtsW, with protein sequence MKATEQHIDRVLFLSVIILMFVGLVVVFSSTLYIASSKYNSVSYFLEKHFIRVLLGLAVMIFFAVFVDYRKLKEYALYIFILTLVFLILVLIFGKGTAKRWLLIGPISFQVSEFAKIGMLIYLAYLIEKHRERIDDFRFGFLPLFSVVVLVSALVLLQKSFTMAFLIFSTGIVLIFIAGVKMKHLALGLSASLPVVGIMLIAEPYRLQRLFAYLNFGDRLNSVNYQAFQALIGLGTGGLFGVGPGHSRQREFYLPLAYDDYIFSIFGEEYGFIGSLILIFIFIVVFYRGVRISKYAIDDFGKFLSAGITFLVFLTALVHIGVVSGLLPSTGIPLPFVSYGGSAMIANSAGVGILLNISKQIKH encoded by the coding sequence ATGAAAGCAACGGAGCAACATATTGACAGAGTTTTGTTTTTATCCGTTATAATTTTAATGTTTGTTGGTCTCGTTGTTGTTTTTTCTTCAACTCTTTACATAGCAAGCTCAAAGTATAACTCGGTTAGCTATTTCCTTGAGAAGCATTTTATTCGGGTCTTGCTTGGACTTGCGGTGATGATTTTTTTTGCAGTGTTCGTTGATTATAGAAAGTTAAAAGAATATGCTCTTTATATTTTCATTCTAACCTTGGTCTTTCTGATTTTGGTTTTGATTTTCGGGAAAGGGACCGCAAAGAGATGGCTTCTAATTGGTCCGATCAGTTTCCAAGTTTCGGAATTTGCAAAAATTGGGATGCTAATTTATTTGGCTTATTTAATTGAGAAACATCGTGAGAGAATTGATGATTTCAGATTTGGTTTCTTGCCTTTGTTTTCTGTCGTTGTGCTTGTATCTGCTCTCGTTTTATTGCAAAAGAGTTTTACTATGGCGTTTCTGATTTTTTCAACTGGAATTGTTTTAATTTTTATTGCTGGAGTTAAAATGAAACATCTCGCCTTGGGGTTATCTGCAAGTTTGCCTGTGGTCGGCATTATGCTTATAGCTGAGCCGTATAGGTTACAGAGGTTATTTGCTTATCTTAATTTCGGTGATAGGTTAAATAGTGTCAATTATCAAGCATTTCAAGCGTTAATTGGGCTTGGGACTGGCGGATTGTTTGGTGTTGGTCCGGGTCATAGCCGACAGCGTGAGTTTTATTTGCCACTTGCTTATGATGACTATATATTTTCAATTTTTGGAGAAGAATATGGATTTATCGGCTCTCTGATTTTGATATTTATCTTCATCGTGGTTTTCTATCGTGGTGTTAGAATTTCAAAGTATGCTATTGATGATTTCGGCAAGTTTCTTTCGGCTGGGATTACATTTTTAGTCTTTCTGACGGCGCTTGTTCACATTGGCGTCGTTTCAGGACTTTTGCCATCAACGGGAATTCCACTTCCATTTGTAAGTTATGGTGGTAGCGCTATGATTGCTAATTCTGCAGGTGTTGGAATACTTTTAAACATTTCAAAGCAAATTAAACATTGA
- the murG gene encoding undecaprenyldiphospho-muramoylpentapeptide beta-N-acetylglucosaminyltransferase: MIKVLFAGGGTGGHIFPGIAIADALRKIEPNCDIVFIGTKGKIESRVVPKAGYKFKSIWISGFRRSFDLKNLLFPLKLVVSLVQSFLIIKKFKPDVVVGTGGYVSGPPVFIASLLGIPTLIQEQNSFPGITTRLLSRMVDEVHISFDITRKYLKRKDNVFLSGNPVRSSLKIYSKIEALKFFGFNENKKTIFVFGGSTGARSINEAMLGIIDELVGRNIQVIWQTGEFDFEKVKDKCKHKTEVRIFKFIDEINYAYSACDLAICRAGATTISEITYFGVPSILVPYPFATVNHQYENAKFLAENEACEILLDSELKSKLKEKIFKLIYDDEKLRLMREKLKSLANPEAGEIIAKSILKLAKKGNV; encoded by the coding sequence ATGATAAAAGTGTTATTTGCAGGTGGCGGAACAGGAGGACATATTTTCCCAGGAATAGCAATTGCTGATGCGTTGAGAAAAATTGAACCTAACTGTGATATTGTTTTCATCGGAACGAAAGGAAAAATTGAGTCAAGGGTTGTGCCAAAAGCTGGATATAAGTTCAAATCAATTTGGATTTCTGGTTTCAGGCGCTCATTTGACTTGAAGAATTTGCTTTTTCCGTTGAAATTGGTTGTGAGTTTGGTTCAATCTTTTTTGATTATAAAAAAATTTAAACCTGATGTTGTGGTTGGGACTGGAGGATATGTAAGTGGACCGCCTGTGTTTATTGCGTCTCTGCTTGGTATTCCGACGCTAATTCAGGAGCAAAATAGTTTTCCTGGTATCACGACTCGGCTACTTTCAAGAATGGTTGACGAGGTTCATATTAGTTTTGATATAACGCGAAAATACTTGAAGAGAAAAGACAATGTTTTTCTTTCAGGAAATCCTGTCCGAAGCAGTTTGAAAATCTATTCAAAAATTGAAGCATTAAAATTTTTTGGGTTTAATGAGAACAAGAAAACAATTTTTGTCTTCGGTGGAAGCACTGGAGCAAGATCAATAAATGAAGCGATGCTTGGGATAATTGATGAGCTTGTTGGTAGAAATATACAAGTAATATGGCAGACGGGAGAGTTTGACTTTGAAAAGGTTAAGGATAAGTGCAAACATAAAACTGAGGTAAGAATTTTCAAATTCATAGACGAGATTAACTATGCTTATTCAGCGTGTGATCTTGCAATATGCAGAGCTGGTGCGACAACTATTTCGGAAATTACATATTTTGGAGTGCCTTCAATTCTCGTTCCGTACCCATTTGCGACGGTGAATCATCAGTATGAAAATGCGAAATTCTTGGCTGAAAATGAAGCATGCGAAATCTTGCTTGATTCTGAATTGAAATCAAAATTGAAGGAGAAAATTTTTAAATTGATTTATGATGATGAGAAACTTCGCTTGATGAGAGAAAAATTGAAATCCCTTGCAAATCCTGAAGCAGGAGAGATAATTGCGAAGTCAATTTTAAAATTAGCAAAAAAAGGAAATGTTTAG
- the murC gene encoding UDP-N-acetylmuramate--L-alanine ligase: MFSTVRKIHFVGIGGIGMSGIAEILIDQGFKVTGSDKQLSEITERLENLGAKIYQGHAPEHVEPDVDVVVYSSAVRMDNPEIQEALRRKIPVIRRAEMLAELMRLKYGIGIAGTHGKTTTTSMVGLILIEGGLDPTVIVGGVLRDLGGTNARLGHGNFIVVEADEFDRSFLQLTPTIAVITTLEPEHLDCYGSVEELKTAFVDFANKVPFYGFVVLCLDEPMIQDIIPRINKKIITYGLSAQADVQAAEPEFKERKSSYTLIYKGKNYGRINLQVPGIHNIKNSLASITVGMELGIEFEKIKSAVEKFKGVYRRFEIRAEVNGIMVVDDYAHHPTEIKAVLQAAKDGWKRRVIAVFQPHLYTRTKDFYQEFGRSFFNADVCVITDVYPAREEPIEGVSGELIANSARSFGHKEVHYVQDKKQIPDYVLSLARTGDMIIFMGAGDITKICGDFIKKLNENFKNDQS, encoded by the coding sequence ATGTTTAGCACGGTCAGAAAAATACATTTCGTTGGAATTGGTGGAATTGGGATGAGCGGAATCGCAGAAATTTTAATTGATCAAGGTTTTAAGGTCACAGGTTCAGATAAGCAACTGTCAGAAATAACAGAGCGGCTTGAAAATCTTGGAGCGAAAATTTATCAAGGTCATGCGCCAGAGCATGTTGAGCCAGATGTTGATGTCGTTGTTTACTCTTCCGCTGTTAGAATGGATAATCCGGAAATTCAAGAAGCTTTGAGGCGAAAAATCCCTGTGATCAGAAGAGCGGAGATGCTCGCTGAGCTTATGAGATTAAAATATGGAATTGGTATAGCGGGAACGCATGGCAAGACAACAACTACATCAATGGTTGGACTTATTTTAATTGAGGGTGGATTGGATCCAACTGTTATTGTTGGTGGAGTTTTACGAGATCTTGGAGGGACAAACGCACGGCTTGGGCACGGAAACTTTATCGTTGTTGAAGCTGATGAGTTTGATAGATCTTTCCTTCAACTTACACCAACGATTGCGGTCATAACGACACTTGAACCTGAACATCTTGATTGTTATGGAAGCGTTGAGGAATTGAAGACAGCTTTTGTTGATTTTGCAAACAAGGTCCCATTCTATGGCTTCGTTGTTCTTTGTCTTGATGAACCTATGATTCAAGACATAATTCCGAGAATAAATAAAAAGATCATAACTTATGGATTAAGTGCTCAAGCTGATGTTCAAGCAGCTGAACCTGAATTTAAAGAAAGGAAGTCGTCCTACACTCTGATTTATAAAGGCAAGAACTACGGAAGGATAAATTTACAAGTCCCGGGAATTCACAATATCAAAAACTCGCTTGCGAGCATAACGGTTGGGATGGAGCTTGGAATTGAATTTGAAAAAATAAAGAGCGCAGTTGAAAAATTTAAAGGTGTGTATAGGCGATTTGAAATAAGAGCGGAGGTTAATGGTATTATGGTTGTAGATGATTACGCACATCATCCAACGGAGATAAAAGCTGTCCTTCAGGCGGCGAAAGACGGTTGGAAAAGAAGAGTCATTGCGGTGTTTCAACCGCATCTTTACACAAGGACCAAAGATTTTTATCAAGAGTTTGGACGCTCCTTTTTTAACGCTGATGTGTGTGTTATAACCGATGTCTATCCAGCAAGGGAAGAACCAATTGAAGGAGTAAGCGGTGAGTTAATCGCAAATTCCGCGAGAAGCTTTGGACACAAAGAAGTGCATTATGTTCAAGACAAAAAACAAATTCCAGATTATGTTCTAAGCCTTGCGAGAACTGGTGATATGATCATATTTATGGGTGCGGGCGATATAACGAAGATATGTGGAGATTTTATCAAAAAACTCAACGAAAATTTTAAAAATGATCAATCTTGA
- the murB gene encoding UDP-N-acetylmuramate dehydrogenase: MINLEEIREIVKGKILINEPLAKYSTFKIGGPADLYIEPKDVNELLNLIRYLKEREIDFIILGNGSNVLISDEGFRGAVINLESGLNFIRFENDYVVAGAGVKLAKFVDFCIENGLRGVEMLAGIPGTLGGAIIMNAGAYSGEISDYLVDVDVIRDLNLIRLKKEECGFGYRTSNLSKDVVVQARFKFPQGDIEEMKKIRREILIKRNQTQPVNFPNVGSIFKNPPGNYAGKLIEEAGLKGVQIGDAQISEKHANFIINKGNATASDVLELIKLAQRKVYEKFGIKLELEVKLIGFKEEEIESVV, encoded by the coding sequence ATGATCAATCTTGAGGAAATAAGAGAAATAGTCAAAGGTAAAATTTTGATCAATGAGCCACTTGCGAAGTATTCAACATTTAAGATCGGTGGACCAGCTGATCTATACATTGAACCGAAGGATGTAAACGAACTTTTGAATTTGATACGATATTTAAAGGAGAGAGAAATTGATTTTATAATCCTTGGCAACGGTAGCAATGTTTTGATAAGTGATGAGGGATTTAGAGGTGCTGTGATAAATCTTGAATCTGGTTTGAATTTTATCAGATTTGAAAATGACTATGTCGTTGCTGGGGCTGGGGTTAAACTTGCCAAGTTTGTTGACTTCTGTATTGAAAATGGACTCCGCGGAGTTGAAATGTTAGCAGGGATTCCCGGGACGCTTGGCGGTGCAATAATTATGAACGCTGGTGCATATTCAGGTGAGATCTCTGATTATCTCGTTGATGTTGATGTGATAAGAGATTTAAATTTAATTCGGCTTAAAAAAGAGGAGTGTGGTTTCGGGTATAGAACTTCAAATTTGTCAAAAGATGTCGTTGTTCAGGCGAGATTTAAGTTCCCACAAGGTGATATTGAAGAAATGAAAAAAATAAGGCGCGAGATATTGATAAAGAGAAATCAAACTCAACCTGTTAATTTCCCAAATGTTGGTAGCATCTTTAAAAATCCGCCCGGAAATTATGCTGGCAAATTAATTGAAGAAGCGGGATTAAAAGGAGTTCAAATCGGAGACGCTCAAATTTCCGAGAAGCACGCTAATTTCATCATCAACAAAGGGAATGCAACCGCAAGCGATGTCCTTGAATTGATAAAGCTTGCACAAAGAAAAGTTTATGAAAAGTTTGGGATAAAACTTGAACTTGAAGTTAAGTTGATCGGATTTAAAGAAGAAGAAATTGAAAGTGTGGTATGA
- a CDS encoding FtsQ-type POTRA domain-containing protein, protein MNLIEREIKGWMFVPFTGIMLMLIFGAMNWYENRVINKIVVKGNNAIQEEEILRLASVKIGSKLSSLNLSEIRSKIESHDFVKQAEIYVNLPDVLFIEVFERKPIAMMTYGNEIYYVDSEGKVIPFDVVKKIFPVPLLSDVGYKPINIKLDSADQLRKQIEIIKVAMEEKVYDLISEVKIKNNEFVLLTSDGAVFVFLGDGDFKEKFVLLKEFWNQVVSKRGYPVYIDLRYEGKIYAKFN, encoded by the coding sequence ATGAATCTAATTGAAAGAGAAATAAAAGGTTGGATGTTTGTCCCATTTACTGGCATCATGCTTATGTTAATTTTTGGAGCGATGAATTGGTATGAAAACAGAGTTATAAATAAGATAGTTGTCAAAGGAAACAACGCAATACAAGAAGAAGAGATACTTAGACTTGCGAGTGTTAAAATAGGTTCTAAACTTTCAAGTTTGAATTTATCTGAGATAAGAAGCAAGATTGAATCTCATGATTTTGTAAAACAAGCAGAGATTTATGTAAATTTGCCCGATGTTCTTTTTATAGAGGTTTTTGAGCGAAAACCTATAGCGATGATGACATATGGCAATGAAATTTACTATGTTGATTCAGAAGGTAAGGTTATTCCTTTTGATGTTGTCAAGAAGATATTTCCAGTTCCACTTTTAAGTGATGTCGGTTATAAGCCTATCAACATTAAATTGGACAGCGCTGATCAACTTAGAAAGCAGATTGAAATTATTAAAGTTGCTATGGAGGAAAAAGTTTATGATTTGATCTCGGAAGTAAAGATTAAGAACAATGAATTTGTTCTCTTGACCTCTGATGGAGCTGTTTTTGTTTTTCTCGGTGATGGTGATTTTAAAGAGAAGTTCGTTTTATTGAAGGAATTTTGGAATCAGGTAGTATCTAAACGCGGGTATCCCGTTTACATTGATTTGAGGTATGAAGGGAAAATATATGCGAAATTCAATTAA
- the ftsA gene encoding cell division protein FtsA has translation MSQIIVGLDIGTSKVCALVASVEEKGNINILGLAKVPSDGLVQGGIVNIEKTTDAIRNVINMVEKQSGVTIRKVVVGIVGNEIKDIPSKSLITTRPPNHEITQKDVLRLIEDSKKVANLSNAVILHTLPQEFKVDGIGGIKDPVGMVGIRVEADVHVLTAPEPLVGNFKKTVNRAGLEVSEFVFQPLASARAVLDPEEKEIGVALIDIGAGTTDVAIFDNGILKYTGSLSLAGEQITRDIRKAFRIQRELAEKLKITEGYAFMDAITEDKKIMVHGIGGREPFEITRTMLCQVIQPRIEEIFEILYDEHLKKQGFTRNLPAGIVLTGGTALLKGITELASEIFEMPARVGIPSGFSGGLVNEVQSPIYATVAGLVLHKADEIRQGKDISENVFSEAMRKLKDFFKSTFG, from the coding sequence ATGTCGCAAATAATAGTTGGACTTGACATAGGAACAAGCAAAGTTTGCGCACTTGTTGCCTCGGTTGAGGAAAAAGGAAATATCAATATCCTCGGACTTGCAAAGGTTCCTTCGGATGGTCTTGTCCAAGGAGGTATTGTCAATATAGAGAAAACTACGGATGCGATACGCAATGTTATAAACATGGTTGAAAAGCAATCAGGAGTAACTATAAGAAAAGTTGTCGTTGGTATTGTTGGTAATGAAATAAAAGATATCCCAAGCAAAAGTTTAATCACAACCAGACCACCAAATCATGAGATTACACAAAAGGATGTATTACGCTTAATAGAGGATTCAAAGAAGGTAGCTAATTTATCAAATGCTGTAATTTTACACACATTGCCTCAGGAGTTCAAGGTTGATGGCATTGGAGGTATAAAAGATCCTGTTGGAATGGTTGGCATAAGGGTTGAAGCAGATGTTCATGTTTTAACTGCTCCAGAGCCATTGGTTGGAAATTTCAAAAAAACCGTTAATAGAGCTGGGCTTGAGGTTAGCGAGTTTGTTTTTCAACCGTTAGCTTCGGCTCGTGCTGTTCTTGATCCAGAGGAAAAAGAAATAGGCGTTGCCTTGATTGATATAGGTGCTGGAACAACAGATGTTGCTATTTTTGACAACGGGATACTTAAGTATACAGGGAGTTTATCGTTGGCTGGAGAGCAAATAACGAGAGATATCAGAAAAGCGTTTAGAATTCAAAGAGAACTTGCCGAAAAATTGAAAATTACAGAAGGATATGCCTTTATGGACGCTATTACAGAAGATAAAAAGATCATGGTGCATGGAATTGGTGGAAGGGAACCTTTTGAAATCACGAGAACTATGCTTTGTCAGGTGATCCAACCAAGAATTGAAGAAATTTTTGAAATTCTTTACGACGAGCACTTGAAAAAACAAGGTTTCACACGAAATTTGCCTGCGGGAATTGTGTTGACCGGTGGAACTGCTCTTTTGAAAGGGATAACTGAGTTAGCAAGCGAAATTTTTGAAATGCCAGCTCGCGTCGGCATTCCAAGTGGATTTTCTGGTGGACTTGTTAACGAAGTTCAAAGTCCAATTTATGCAACCGTTGCTGGATTGGTTTTACATAAAGCCGATGAAATTAGGCAAGGAAAGGATATAAGTGAAAATGTATTTAGTGAAGCGATGAGAAAACTGAAGGATTTTTTTAAATCAACCTTTGGCTAA